The genomic stretch TGGGCGACGAGGCGCGACAGCGTCGCCAGCGATCCGGCGCCGCGCCGGACTTCACGGATGCGCCATGTCAGGCAGGCCCCCATGATCTGGGCGGCGAGGCAATCGCTGTGACCGAGCGTGAGCAACGGACCGGCATCGGCCCGGGCCAGTTCGGCCGGCGAGACCGTATCGCCCGAATCGCGACGGATCGAGGCGAGCCGTTCGACATCGCCTGCGAGCAGAAAGCGGTCTTCGAACAGGATGCGCTCGCAGAGTTCGAGCAAACCCAGCGGGTGCGAAACGACGGCGGCATCGAGGCGGCCGGCGACCAGTTCGGATGTCAGCGTCTCTCCGGAAGACTCCGCGATATTGATGTCGACGCGCGGAGTGGCCTCCCTGAGGCGCTCCATGACACCCGGCACCAGGTAAGGGGCAAGGGTCGACAGGACGCCCACGGAAACCCGCACCGGGCCGTTCTCGAGACGCGCTCCCAATGTCTCGAGCAGCGTCGTCTCGTCGAGGATCCTGATCGTTTGCTCGAAGGCGTCCCGGCCAAGCCGTGTCAGGACGACGCCCCGGCTCTCGCGCTCGACCACCAATCCGCCCAAG from Gemmatimonadota bacterium encodes the following:
- a CDS encoding LysR substrate-binding domain-containing protein; this encodes MPVTLRQLRYFRALAEHGSFSRAAEKVHISQPALSIQIRELEATLGGLVVERESRGVVLTRLGRDAFEQTIRILDETTLLETLGARLENGPVRVSVGVLSTLAPYLVPGVMERLREATPRVDINIAESSGETLTSELVAGRLDAAVVSHPLGLLELCERILFEDRFLLAGDVERLASIRRDSGDTVSPAELARADAGPLLTLGHSDCLAAQIMGACLTWRIREVRRGAGSLATLSRLVAQGAGLTLLPETAAAAERAASPDLCFLRLAAPQPSRRIVLVHRTAAEGQRWIDSLAEAVTESGQALVSEAAAAVRKLPARGFEKPESLAEAA